A portion of the Trichomycterus rosablanca isolate fTriRos1 chromosome 17, fTriRos1.hap1, whole genome shotgun sequence genome contains these proteins:
- the rtca gene encoding RNA 3'-terminal phosphate cyclase, translated as MAATAFEMDGSVMEGGGQILRASAALSCIQGASLNINKIRAGRSTPGLRPQHLSGLELVRDMCDGNLEGAKVGSSEITLTPGKIKCGNYLADTHTAGSVSLLLQSSLPCALFAEGPSELCLKGGTNAEMAPQIDYTVKVFKPMAEKFGMHFVCDVRMRGYYPKGGGEIVVRVNPVKELSPINMTERGNITKIYGRAFVAGILPFKLAKDMSSAAVRTIRKEIKDLYINIQSLQEKDHACGNGNGIIIIAESSTGCIYAGSSLGKKGVYADKVGIEAAEMLLRNIRHNGCVDEFLQDQLIIFMALAKGTSRMRTGPITCHTETAIHVAEQLTKAKFVIHKADDEHASKDTHIIECQGMGATNSNL; from the exons ATGGCCGCAACGGCGTTTGAAATGGACGGCAGTGTAATGGAAGGG GGAGGACAGATATTAAGGGCTTCTGCGGCACTCAGCTGCATCCAGGGCGCATctctaaacattaataaaatccGCGCAGGACGGAGCACACCAGGATTAAG GCCTCAGCATCTGTCAGGCTTGGAGCTGGTGAGGGACATGTGCGATGGGAATTTGGAGGGAGCCAAGGTGGGTTCCTCAGAGATCACGCTCACTCCTGGGAAGATTAAATGTGGGAATTACCTTGCTGACACACACACCGCAGG GAGTGTTAGCCTCCTGCTGCAGTCCTCACTGCCTTGTGCACTGTTTGCTGAGGGCCCGTCAGAGCTCTGCTTAAAAGGGGGAACCAATGCAGAGATGGCACCACAGATCGACTACACAGTTAAG GTCTTTAAACCCATGGCAGAGAAATTCGGCATGCATTTTGTCTGTGATGTAAGAATGAG AGGTTACTACCCAAAGGGAGGTGGAGAAATAGTTGTGAGGGTTAACCCTGTGAAAGAACTTAGTCCTATCAACATGACAGAGAGAGGAAACATCACAAAGATCTACGGCAGGGCCTTTGTGGCTGGAATACTGCCTTTTAAG cTGGCAAAGGACATGTCTTCTGCAGCAGTGCGCACCATTCGGAAAGAGATTAAGGACCTTTATATCAACATCCAGTCTCTGCAAGAGAAGGACCATGCCTGTGGTAATGGCAATGGCATTAT AATCATTGCAGAATCCTCTACTGGATGTATTTATGCAGGTTCGTCTCTCGGGAAGAAAG GTGTGTATGCAGATAAAGTTGGCATCGAGGCTGCTGAGATGCTCCTGAGGAACATCAGACATAATGGCTGTGTGGATGAGTTCCTGCAAGACCAG CTGATTATTTTCATGGCTTTGGCTAAGGGAACATCCCGAATGCGCACTGGGCCAATCACCTGCCACACTGAGACTGCCATCCATGTGGCTGAGCAGCTAACCAAG GCTAAGTTTGTTATACACAAGGCAGACGACGAGCACGCCAGCAAGGACACCCACATTATCGAGTGCCAGGGTATGGGTGCCACCAACTCCAACCTGTGA